The Helianthus annuus cultivar XRQ/B chromosome 16, HanXRQr2.0-SUNRISE, whole genome shotgun sequence genome includes a window with the following:
- the LOC110915161 gene encoding binding partner of ACD11 1 translates to MSVRTVKVSNVSLGASEQDIKEFFSFSGEIEYVDIKSENERAQIAFVTFKDPQGAETAVLLSGATIVDQPVTIALAPDYTPPPSVTPSVQQPSATNQQSGGVVESTVQKAEDVVSSMLAKGFILGKDAVNKAKAFDEKLQFTSTAAAKAATIDQKIGLTEKLSIGTTIVNEKVKDLDQKFQVSEKTKTAFATAEQTVSEAGSAIMKNRYVLTGTAWVTGAFNRVTKAAGEVGQKTMEKVAEGEQSGKTESTQQEPPGSAKGASTTTTGSV, encoded by the exons ATGTCG GTAAGAACAGTGAAGGTCAGCAATGTTTCCTTAGGTGCCTCTGAGCAAGACATCAAGGAattcttttctttttctggtgAAATCGAATATGTTGATATAAAAAG TGAGAATGAGCGGGCTCAAATTGCATTTGTCACTTTTAAGGATCCTCAAGGTGCAGAGACTGCCGTTCTACTCTCG GGAGCAACTATAGTTGATCAGCCTGTTACCATCGCACTTGCACCTGATTACACTCCTCCGCCTTCTGTAACACCTTCAGTGCAACAACCCAGT GCAACAAATCAGCAAAGTGGGGGTGTTGTTGAATCAACTGTACAAAAGGCAGAAGATGTTGTAAGCAGCATGTTGGCCAAAGGCTTCATTTTGGGAAAAGATGCGGTTAATAAAGCCAAAGCCTTTGATGAAAAGCTCCAATTTACTTCAACAGCAGCTGCAAAAGCCGCCACAATTGACCAAAAGATCGGTCTTACCGAAAAACTCAGCATAGGGACAACAATTGTGAATGAGAAAGTGAAAGATTTGGATCAAAAGTTTCAAGTGTCGGAAAAGACCAAAACAGCATTCGCAACGGCAGAGCAGACGGTAAGCGAAGCGGGGTCCGCGATTATGAAGAACCGGTATGTGCTGACTGGGACTGCTTGGGTGACGGGTGCTTTCAACAGGGTCACGAAAGCTGCTGGCGAAGTGGGACAGAAGACTATGGAGAAAGTGGCGGAGGGAGAACAGTCGGGAAAGACTGAGTCGACTCAGCAAGAACCTCCTGGTTCCGCCAAGGGAGCCAGTACTACCACCACTGGCTCAGTTTAA